One region of Quercus lobata isolate SW786 chromosome 2, ValleyOak3.0 Primary Assembly, whole genome shotgun sequence genomic DNA includes:
- the LOC115975616 gene encoding profilin-1 yields the protein MSWQTYVDDHLMCEIEGNHLAAAAIIGHDGSVWAQSSTFPQFKPEEITGIMNDFAEPGSLAPTGLYLGGTKYMVIQGEPGAVIRGKKGPGGVTVKKTSQALIIGIYDEPMTPGQCNMIVERLGDYLIDQGL from the exons atgtcgTGGCAAACCTACGTCGATGATCATCTCATGTGCGAAATCGAAGGCAATCACCTCGCCGCCGCAGCCATCATCGGCCACGACGGCAGCGTTTGGGCCCAGAGCTCTACTTTCCCTCAG TTCAAGCCTGAAGAAATAACTGGCATTATGAATGACTTTGCTGAACCTGGGTCACTTGCTCCAACTGGATTGTACCTTGGAGGCACAAAGTATATGGTGATTCAAGGCGAGCCGGGAGCTGTCATTCGAGGGAAGAAG GGTCCTGGAGGTGTTACCGTTAAGAAGACTAGTCAGGCCTTGATCATTGGTATCTATGATGAACCAATGACTCCTGGTCAGTGTAACATGATTGTCGAAAGGCTTGGTGATTATCTCATCGATCAGGGTCTCTAA